ATAACTCACGGATGTTATATGAAATGGAAGATGAAGAAGTTCTAGAGATAGAGGCTTGCACAACATTATGTACTTAATTCCACtgaacacttaaaaatgtaaaattgaaaaactggtaaattttcttatgtatgtactacaatttttaaaaaataagaagacagGCTGGACatagtggcccacacctataatttcagcactttggtaggccaaggtaggaggatcccttaaagtcaaaagttcaagatcagcctgggcaacagatgagattctatttctataaagaagtcaaaaaaattagccagccatggtgacatacacctgtagtcctagctatacTCAGGATGCCGAGatagaaggatcatttgagcctaggagtttgaggttacagtgaactatgattgttcCACTATGCTGTAGCCTTGGTGATAAAGCaaaactctttctctaaaaatatatataaataaatttaaaaactaaaaaataaagaaatcaatatgtagtgcttgcttcggcagcacatacactaaaattggaacgatacagagaagattagcatggcccctgtgcaaggatgacatgcagaTTTGTGAAGCGTtgcatatttttaagaaagatggagactttacctcttttatgtttacatgaatggagctggaacatattcttagtaaagtatctcaagaatggaagaaaaagtattcaatgtactcagccctactatgaaactaatttatggctttcatatgaaagctataacccagttataacctaagaatatggggaaaggggagagagaggggaagggagggggaaggatgggaggagggagggtgattggtgggattacacctatggtgcattttacaagggtacatgtgaaacttactaaatgtagaatataaatgtcttaacacaataactaagaaaatgccaggaaggctatattaaccagggtgatgaaaatatgtcaaatggtatataaaaccagtgtatggtgccccatgattgcattaatgtacacagctatgatttaataataataataataataataaaagaaatcaatatgtGAAGGCTCaaattcagttattttttctagatctgtctTACATCTGCcctgttctgtttttcttatgTTGCACCCCAATACCAGAGCACTCCACTGTCCCCTTCCTTGTCTCTGAAGCCAGCAGCCCCTTGGTCCCAATTCTTGTCCAAGCCCCAGGATCTCTTCAACCCTGGGAGGACAAGATTTCTACCTGGCCCCTTTCCCCATGCCCTTTCCTCAGGAGCACAGGAAGCCATTTAGAAGTTGGGCTTCACCATGTCACTCTCCTGAATAAAATCATTCACCAGCTGCCCTATTCTTAGACTGACTCCAAACTCTTCAACCAGGCTACTCTGCAGCCTGGCCTAGCCCAACCAGCCTCCTTTCCAGCTGCTACCCTTGGCCCTCCtcctggacctgcctccccttccCCAAAGCATGGAAATGCTGCCTCCACAGAAAGCCCTACTCCAAACTGGCCTGGCACATCAGAGGCACATGACACATATTTTCAGTTAACTATCCTCTGTCCTCCCTGCCCCAGCTGGGCTGAAGTGCCCCGAGGGCAGAGCCTGAGTACTGCCTTGTGGGCCCCAACATGGGGCCGGGCTCCCTCCAGGCCCAGGTGAGCTTTCAGAAGCTGCTGCAGAAACCAGCCAGTAGCCTGTTCCCAGTACCCCATGGGGCTGCTCCAGGCCTGGGGTAACATCCCAGGCATGTCTGCCCCCAGGGTCCTCAGGCTTGGCACAGGAGGGCACTGAAGAGGGATGAAGAGGAGGTGGAACAGGAAGGAGTGGACTGGAGGTGACCTTCTGGATAGAGAGTCCCTAGACCAGGAGAGGGGGCCACCTCACCTTTCTTCAGCAGGGTTCCCAGGATGCGGGAGAGCTCCAGTAGGACGGCAGTGCCACTGCTGGGGTCCACAGCCCCGTGTACCCAGCTGTCCCGGTGGTTTCCGTACAGCACATAGCGGTCTCTCCACAGGAACAGTCAGAGAACCGGAAAAGAGGGAGTGGGGTGCAGGGGCAGCTgtggccagggcagggtgggaTGAGGACAGAGTGGGAGTGGCAGGGGCACACAGAGCAGGGAAGGGTCCTGGAGGACACAGTGAGTGAGAGCAGGGGCTCACCAGGCTCCACAGCCCCGCGGATGATGCCCAGGACATTGGAGGAATTCCTTTGCTCCAGGCGATTATAGACACTCACTTTCACCTGGCTGGGGAGGGCAAAGATGTGATGAGAGCCTTGGGCCTGCTCACTGCCGTCCTCTACCCAATGCTGAGAAACTAGCTCAGAGCAAGAAAGGGACATGGCAAGAAAGATCACTTGCCCCGAAGTACCAGACAGGCAACAAGGAGCCCAGCCCTGTGCTCCTCATTATCTTCACTCATTCACCCAGTGAGTACTTATTAGGGTCTTAATGTTCACACAGTATGTTACTAGGCTCTGGGTAATGATGGGACAGACCACCTTGGGCCCCATGCTTGTGGGGCCCCCCACTGCAGGAGGTGAGGGGCCTGGGAGGATACTTGGTGTTCAGGGGTTGTGCAGGCTAGAAGAGGCCCTGTTTTAGGATAAAGCCTGGTGCCTTGAAAGGCGGGAGTAGCTGGAGTGCAAAGGTAAGAGATGAGTGGGGTGGGTCAGGGGAAACTGCAGGATCTTGTAGGTCATGCAGCTGTTTCACTGGTTTCCCCAAAGACAAGACAGATACTTTGGGTTCAGGGGAGGAGctggggagaagagaaaggagaaggccAAGACTTGAAGTGGGAAGAAGGAAAACCTGGAgtaggagaagaaaaataaggggaagaggagagctaGGGGACAGAGGGCACCCGGAGAATAGTGGCCCCACCTCACCTGTCTGCTGGAAAGTCACCATCAGGCCGGAAGCCAGGCCCCAGCCTGTAGTCACAGCCCAGTGCTCCCTGCCAGGCCGCTGGGGCTAAGGATCCATTGAGGTTactgaggaggagggggaggcccttCAGAGTAAATGCAGGTGTCCAGGTTGAAGTTTGTAGGCCACTGGGGGACGGGCAGGACACCCAGGGCACAGGCTCACCAGAGCAGATCTTTTGCATCCTGGAAGCCAATGGGCTGTGTGGGAATCGGGGGGAATCCAGAGACATTGGCAAGGTCCAAACGGAAGGAAGAGGGGCTGGCTGGAAGGTAGGGAGTCAGGGGGTCTCCAAAATACTCATAATAGGACCCTCGCTCCACCCCCGAGGGAGGCAAGTGCCAGGAGTTGGGAAAGGTCTCGTTGGGTAGTCTCAGCCCATCATTGATGTCAGCAGGGTCTGTGTACACCAGCAGCCCGACCACCCCATGCCTGGCAGCATTCACAGCCTGCAGGAGACAGAGCAGGCCATGTGTGGGGGAGGGACAGGGCAGGGCACCACAAGTTCCTCTTCCTCCCGCCTCTGCGGGAAGCCAGGATGGTTCTACCTTTGCATAAATCATTTAAGGCAGTGCAAAAGATTGTTGGGCATGGCCAAGCCAGTGCCTACCAGAGGGGACTGGTTGAATAAATGGGGACATCTCACAATAGAATACTGTGAAGCTGTATAAAAGAACAAGATGGCCTTGCACactcatgttcacagcagcatcatTCTCGATAGATGAAAGGTAGACAGAACCAACCCAACAATCCCTCAGGGATGAAtgcacaaagaaaatgtggtatataacatacaatggaatattattcagccttagaaaggaATAAAGTTCTGACACAACATCAACAAACCTTCAAGACGttgtgctaagtaaaataagccaggcacaaaaggaaaaattttttatgattccacttacatgggGTACCTAGAACaggcaaattcagagacagaaagtagaatggagaggcggggcctggtggctcatgcctgtaatcctagcactctgggaggctgaggtgggttaattgcctgagctcaggagttggagaccagcctgagttagagtgagacctcatctctaaaataatagccaggcctggtggctggcacttgtagtcccatctTCTtgggaggcaagaagatcgcataagctcaagagtttgaggttgctgtgagccacgatgccacagcactctaccaagggtaacgaagtaagattctctctcaaaaaagaaaaaaaaaagtagaatagaggttaaagaaaacagaataggGTCTAGGGGAGGGGAACAGGCAGGTATTGTTAAATCGAGTTTCTGTTTGAAATATTGAGAAGGTACCAGAAATGGATAGTAGTGATGGTTAATATTATGAATagttaatgccactgaattgtatgcttaaaatggtaaactttatattacataatatataatagtatataCTCTACTACATACGagatacatatgtatttatacacgacagtaaaaacaaaacagtacccccccaaaaaaagaaaggaaaaatatgcaGTTTGTGTATTGATTAAAAATGatcggcttggcgcccatagctcagtggttacggtgccagccacatacacaggggctggtgggtttgaacctggcccaggtctgctaaacaacaatgacaactgcaacaaaaaatagctgggcattgtggcaggcgcctatagtcccagctacttgggaggctgaggcaagagaattgcttaagcccaagagtttgaggttgctgtgagctatgatgtcatagcattctactaagggagatatagcgagactctgtctcaaaaaataaaataaaataaaaaataaaaaaagaatgatctaCAGGATGtattaaagtggaaaaaaaaacacagctcaGAGGCTTGTGTCTAGGACactatttttatgtaaaatggcTTGGAAGAGgggtaaaaatatatacagtataaaTAATGTATATGCTTCTTATAAAAGAAAACTCTAGATCGATCatttataaactgaaaaaaaggaaTGGTTACTTATGTGAAGGATGGAATTAGAGAAAAACTTTTTCACTTTATACCCTTTTTTATTAGATTGGAAATTTTCTAATCTGTGAATTTCTACTCTActtgccctctttctttttcttttttctcttttctttttcccttatattctttttcttttttcttcctttcctccctcctccccaatccctccctctctctttccttttttcccagcTCTTATCAtgggtactttaaaaaaaattgtggtaaaatacatataacatgaaATTTACTGTTAAATATATAGTTTGGTGCTGTTAtagacattcttttttgtttgtttgttttgttttggccgggactgggtttgaacccgccacctctggcatatgggaccggtgccctactccttgagccacaggcaccgccccatagaCATTcatattgtgcaaccatcaccaccacccatctccagaatcctttctggttttatttgtttatttcattgccagggctagagtgcaagggcgtcatcatagctcactggaaccttgaactccagggctcaagcctcagtctcccaagtagccaagacaacaggcatgcactaccatgcccagttcactttttataattttttttttttgtggagacaggggtctcaatatgttgcccaagatggtcttgaactccaggcctcaagtgatcctcccactttggtctcccaaagGGCAAGAATTGCGAGTATGAAGCATAGCACTGggcttaacatttttttttacatgtttttaaacAATAGTCATATAATGTCTAGTAAAAATTTATGATTGAAAAGAAATGAGGATGTGTTGCGGTGGCtcactagcattctgggaggccaaggtggatggattgcttgagctcacgagttcaacaccagcctgagaaagagcaagaccccttctctgctaaaatggaaaaactagccgggtgttgtggtgggtgcctgtagtcccagctactcgggagagtgaggcaggaggatcactggtgcccagaagtttaaggttgctgtgagctatggcaccatggcactctacccagcatgacagagtgagactatctaaaaaaataaagaaagagaaggcggcgcctgtggctcagtgagtagggcgccggccccatatgccgagggtggcggattcaagcccagccccggccaaactgcaacaacaacaaaaaaatagccgggcattgtggcgggcacctgtagtcccagctgcttgggaggctgaggcaagagaattgcgtaagcccaagagttagaggttgttgtgagccgtgtgacgccacggcactctacccgagggcggtacagtgagactctgtctctacaaaaaaataaaaataaaaaaaaataaagaaagagaaaaaagaaatggggaggGCAGCAGGAAGGGTTTAGGTTTGAATATTCAGGAGAACTTCACAGGAGGACTCAGACTCCCAGCACACCAAAGCAAAAAATTTTGCCCAATCTCTTTATttcctgagactcagagaggtcaGGGAGGCTCCCAAGGCCACACGAAACATCAGTGGCACAGTCCAAAACAGCTTGCCACCCCTGCCTCAGCCCAGGATTTAGCCCCCATTCAACGCTACCCCTTCTCCTCCCTTACTCCTGTTACCGCCCAGCCTTTCCCCCACCCAGGCCGCTGCACAGAGGGCTGCCACTCACCTTGGCTCCACGCCCTGCACCCCCATAGCGAGTCAGGGCGATGGTGCCTTCCAGTTTGACGCCTTGAGTCTGCAGTTTCTTAAAGTCTTCTTCTGTGCCCTGGTTGGCATAGACTAGAAGGCCCTAGTCCCAAGAAGACATGATCCTTAGAGCTGGGCTCAGTACAAGGCTAGTGAGAATATAGGGGCAGAAAGGCTGACTAGCAGGAAGAAGGATTTTGATTCAGCTCCCCACTTCACTCAGAGTTTATGTGCTCCCCCAGGGACAATCAGCCGTGATTTTCTCTGTGTCTGAGTGCCCTGTAACTGGCCTGGCCTTGAGCAGGAGCCGCTAGTGTTGATTAAATGACCGATGGAGGAAAGGAGTCGTTATGGAGTGTGGAGGTGAGTAAATTAGGGGGTTGCTGTGCCCCATCTGATAAACTTTCTCTCATAAGTCTGGGAGGGAACCAGGTGGTCCTGAGCTGGGCCAAGGCACTAGGGGGGTTCCAGGCCCACCTGTGGGGTTCCAGGGGGAGCATAGGCAGCGTAGGGTGGTACCACGTCACGTCCCCCCTGCTCTCCAGTCAAGTTCTCCTCGGTCCGGTGGCAGGAGTGGAGGATGTCCCCACTGGAGTTCACTGTGGAGGGGACAGTGTCAGGGCTGGGTCCAGCAgcacccccactccctcccctggGTACGCCCGAGCCTGGGCAGGACTTCACCAATGTCTACACTGTTGGGCTGCTCCTGGCTGGGGAAGGACAGCAGCACCTGGTACTCAGAGACCTCGGCTGAGTCCAAGCCTGACTCTGGGTCCCTCCAGCGCTGCAGCAGCAGCTGCACCAAAGCCTCATCACGGGGGCTGGAGGCCAGGTGTGGCTCCCTGGAGAGTTCTCTGTAGGGTGTGAGAGGGAGGTGCAGGGACGGCATCAGGAAAGGGCCCCTGGAACACCAGAGGGAGCAAGCAGGTAGAGGTGCCTCTCACCTAAGGTTCTCCCGAATCCTGTCGGCATTCAGCTGTCCCATGACAGTCTTAAGAATTTCCAGGTCCAGGTCCTGGGAAGGTGAGGTACTGGGGGCTGGTGAGGTGCTGGGGGCCGGTGAGCTGGCATTTTTGGGGATGGCAAAGTGGCCCAGGATGATCCCCAGTGCAAAGAGGGCAGCAgcgcccagccccagccccagccccttcaCCCACTGCATCCTGTGGGATCTTGGCCAGCCAGAGTGGGCTGCTGAGGGCCTCCTTATAGATGGGGCATCAAGCGTAGTTAACCATTACCCCATGGGTGGCACTGCCCTTTGGCCCCTTGCTGTCAGGGAGAGTGAGGGAACATCCTGTGGTGAGAGCCAGGAGTCACTCACATCCACCACATCCACTCTCAGGGACACCTGAGAGTCTCACTCATCTTCTCCCAGCAAAACAGAGGCCAGAGCTGAACTAGATCTCAGAGTCCCTATGTCTAGAGCAGAGCTGTGACCATTGCTGGCCAGAACATCTGCACATCTGGCCCTACCTGCCTGGTCAGAATTCAAGTTCAAATCCCACCCTTGGAGGATGAACTAaagcagtgtgaccttgggcgATTTGCTTAGCTTCTCTAAGCCTCTTTTCTTAGCTTACACATCAGGGATAATAAAACCCACTTCACAAAAACGTGTTTTCATTAAACAAGATGGCATCTGTAGAAATCTCTAGCACAGCATCTAGCACATAGTGAGTGCTCAGTAAATTTTATTCCCTCTGCCCTTTAAAACACAAGGCCTAGAGCTAAAGGAAGGGGGACCCAGAATAATTCTCTGTGTTTAGCCCAAAGGGGATCCAGTTTATAGGAGGAGGTAGGACTCTTCCGAAGGGAGGTGTCCAGAGTACAGCAGGAGAAGCCCTTACTTCCTTGGCAAGGTGACTTCTTCTTCCACCCCTGGCCCTATCTggaatccatccatccaccctccAATTTATCCATCCAGAATGAGAAGGCATTCAGCATAGGTGAGGGCAGACTGTTGTGCAGATGGCCAGCATGTCTGAAGACTGGGAGGGAAAGCGAGACCCCAAGTACTCAAGACAGTACAGAGGGGGCTGGGCCATGATGGgctgtgtgtggatgtgtgtgatATCACAGAGCATCCCCTTTCCTGTTCACAACCCCATTTTGCCGGCACCACCTGCCCTGCTCCCATCTCTTCTCATGCTGCTGGTCAGGAGGGCCAGCGTGGGAGGGGATTATGTGATCAGTGACTTCAGGGAACTGCACCAGGAAGCTACAGCTCTTGGTCAGGTGACTATCAGCGCCCAGAATGTGACCTTGGATTTTATCAGAACCCCATCAGTGCAGAGATTGCACACCTGCCTTATGAGGACACAGGAGGACAGGCACTAACAGGTGGGTAACAGGATGTCAAGGTCAGCTGATAAGCGGAGAAACAGACATGGTGGTGACGCAGAGGCAGCAGCCCCACGGTCCTGCCCACCTACTCCTGGAAGGATTTAACCCCTTGAATATGTGAAGTCACAGAAAGGACACCTGAACAAGAGTGTGACATCCAAGTGGTCTATGTCTGAGAGTGAGTAAACAGTGCATaggaggctgggctcagtggctcatgcctgtaatcttaacactctggaaggctgaggcagatggatcacttgagctcaggagttcggacCAACCAGagaagagcaagatcctgtttctactgaaaatagaaaaactagccagatgtagtggggcactcctgtaattccagctaattgggaggctgaggcaaaggattgctgtagcccaagagtttgaggttgctgtgagctatgatgccatggcactccacccagggcaacaaagtgagactccatctcaaaaagacaaaaaccaaaggtGTATGGGCGACACCCAAGAAATTGGCTCAAGCGATTGGAGCCTGTTGATACCAGACATCAACTTGgccaattttcttttcacatCTTGGCTAAGTAGGTGGTGTGGGTGCTCCCTGAACATTCTGGATTGTGGGTGTTGATGAAAATCATTTAAAGTAGCTAAAGCatggtgggcacagtggctcatgcctgcattactagcactctgagaggccgaggtgggtggattgctggagctcaggagttcaagatcagcctgagcaagggcaagacccccatctttaataaaaatagaaatactatggttggggcggtgcctgtggctcagtgagtagggcgctggccccatctgccgagggtggtaggttcaaacccagccctggccaaactgcaacaaaaaaatagccgggcgttgtgccaggcgcctgtagtctcagctgctcgggaggctgaggcaagagaatggcggaaggccaagagttagaggttgctgtgagctgtgtgagctgtgtgacgtcatggcactctacctgagggcggtacagtgagactccgtctctacaaaaaaaaaaaaaaaaatactatgggtggcacctgtggctcaaaggggtagggcgccggccccatatgctggaggtggcgggttcaaacccagccctggccaaaaactgcaaaaaaaaaaaaaaaaaaagaaagaaagaaatactagcTGGGTTTTGTCaggggcgcctgtagtttcagctactcaggacgttgaggcaagaggatcccttaaacccaggagtttgaagttgctgtgagctatgatgactctactgagggtgacaaagtgagactcagtatcaataaataaataaataaataatgtagctAAAGCATATGATCACCCTTTCATCTTTCCACATTATTCCGCCTCCCcactttttaagacagagtgtcactctgaagccctgagtagagtgccatggcgtcacagctcatagcgacctcaaactcctgggcttcagtgagcctcttgcctcaggcttccgaatagctgggactgtaggcgtccccacaatgcccagctagtttttctattattagtagataggatcttgctcttgctcaggctggtcttgaactcctgagcttgagaaatccacctctcagcctcccagagtgctaggatattttaatttttgagacatagtctcactctgccactccgggtagagtgctatggcattatagctcatagcaacttcaaactcttgggctcaagcgctcctcctgcctcagcctcccaagtagctgagactacgggcaccttccacaacacctggctagtttttctatttttttagtaggcTGGTCTTTTTGCTGGTCTCCAatttgtgagcttaagcaatccacctgcctcagcctcccagagtgctaggatatagaCGTGAGGGAGCCACTACGTCCTGCCCCACCTTACTCCCGTGATTGGTCTGACTCCAAGGGGTCCTCAGTCCTTCCAGGATCACCAACCCATTGGTGCTGGCTCCTTCCCACTCCCCACCTCCCAGATGTACTATTCTCCCTCCTCGCCCAATTTGAGGCCTTTGAAGCCCTCttaactccccccacccccatcctctcTGCTTTGGTCACATTTACTGCAAAATCCCACCCTGGTTACATCTGACCCACtctctgctgctctgcacctgcaCCCTTGTCTCAGGATGTGCCATCAGAGTCATGTGACCTTGCTGACACCATGCTATGAGGACACTCAAGCAACCCTATAAACAGGCCACATGGTGAGGAACTGAGGCCCCTGCCCACAATCAGCACTAACTTGCCAGCCCCATGAGTAAGCCACCTGAGGAGTGGGTGCTCCAGTGCCAGCCAAGCCTTTTGAAGATTGCAGCTCcagctgacatttttttttttttttttagacagtcttactgtctaagagtgccatggcgtcatagctcacagaaacctcaaactcttgggctcaagcgctcctcctgcctcagcctcccaagtagctgggactacaggtgcccatcacaatgtccgcctatttttagagatggggtctcactctggcttaggctggtctggaacttgtgagctcaggcaatccacccaccttggcctcccagagtgctaggattacaggtgtgagccaccgcacctagcctCCCCAGCTGACCTCTTGACTACAATCTCATGAGACCCCCTGAGCTGGAACCAAGCTACTTCCAAATTCCTAACCTGCGGAAactaagataataaatgtttatggctTTAAGCTGCTAGGTTTTAGAGTAATTTGTTGCACAGCAAGAAATAATCAATACAAACGACCAAATATGGAGTGAAAACCCACAGATGTATGTCTCCAATCTGCACCTGTCCCTGGAACTCTAGTCTTATATTTCCAGCTGCCTACTTTACTCTCACACCATGTGACCCAGAAGCATTCCAGACTCAACATGTCTCAACTTAGCTCCTGCTCCTCCTCAAgcctcctctgcccccaggcCTTGCTTTAAGTACCAGCAGCTCCTTCCTTCACTGAGGCCAATGTTCCACCTGCAGTAAGTCATGTTGGCTGTCCTTTCAAAACAAACTTAGAATCTGGCCTGGCCCAACACCCTGGAATATCGCAGTAGCTGCTTAACTGTTCCCTC
This is a stretch of genomic DNA from Nycticebus coucang isolate mNycCou1 chromosome 14, mNycCou1.pri, whole genome shotgun sequence. It encodes these proteins:
- the NAALADL1 gene encoding aminopeptidase NAALADL1, with the translated sequence MQWVKGLGLGLGAAALFALGIILGHFAIPKNASSPAPSTSPAPSTSPSQDLDLEILKTVMGQLNADRIRENLRELSREPHLASSPRDEALVQLLLQRWRDPESGLDSAEVSEYQVLLSFPSQEQPNSVDIVNSSGDILHSCHRTEENLTGEQGGRDVVPPYAAYAPPGTPQGLLVYANQGTEEDFKKLQTQGVKLEGTIALTRYGGAGRGAKAVNAARHGVVGLLVYTDPADINDGLRLPNETFPNSWHLPPSGVERGSYYEYFGDPLTPYLPASPSSFRLDLANVSGFPPIPTQPIGFQDAKDLLCNLNGSLAPAAWQGALGCDYRLGPGFRPDGDFPADSQVKVSVYNRLEQRNSSNVLGIIRGAVEPDRYVLYGNHRDSWVHGAVDPSSGTAVLLELSRILGTLLKKGTWRPRRSIMFGSWGAEEFGLIGSTEFTEEFFSKLQERTVAYINVDISVFANATLRVQGTPPVQSVVFSAAKEIRSPGSEDLSIYDNWIRYFNRSSPMYGLVPSVGSLGAGSDYAPFVHFLGISSMDIAYTYDRSKTSARIYPTYHTAFDTFGYVDKFVDPGFSSHQAVARTAGSVLLRLSDSFFLPLNVSDYSDTLRNFLQAAQQELGTLLEQNNISLGPLVAAVEKFEAAAASLDQHIAALQKGTPDPLQVRMLNDQLMLLERAFLNPRAFPEERYYSHVLWAPRTSSTATFPGLANACSRASNTSPGSEAWAEVQRQLSIVVMALEGAAATLRPVADL